One stretch of Paenibacillus sp. FSL R5-0341 DNA includes these proteins:
- a CDS encoding ribonuclease J — translation MSKKNNNDKLMIFALGGVGEIGKNMYVIQYANDIVVVDAGLKFPEEDMLGIDIVIPDISYLTENRDKVRGIILTHGHEDHIGGLPYVLKHLNVPVYGTRLTLGLVENKLKEANLLGETKRILIDADSEIQLGTALKASFFATNHSIPDSVGVCVETPEGAVVHTGDFKFDHTPVNGQYADLQRMAQIGTNGVLALLSDSTNAEKPGFTPSEKNVGIVLEDIFRKASQRVVVATFASNVHRIQQVINAAEVTGRKVAVIGRSMVNVVGIASELGYLEIPDGMIIEPEEVGKMAADRVVILCTGSQGEPMSALTRMARSTHRKVDILPGDTVIIAATPVPGNEKYVGRTIDELFRLGANVHYSGANSGVHVSGHGSQEELKLMLNLMKPKFFLPIHGEFRMQRRHAVLAESVGVEPENIFITDIGEVIEIQGGAARRAGKVTAGNVLIDGLGVGDVGNIVLRDRKLLSQDGILVVVVTLSKQDGKIVSGPDIISRGFVYVRESEGLLDEANRIVSSTLQKLMSENVNEWASLKTNVKDALGRFLYEQTRRRPMILPIIMEV, via the coding sequence TTGTCTAAGAAAAATAATAACGATAAACTGATGATTTTTGCATTGGGCGGCGTAGGCGAGATTGGTAAAAATATGTACGTCATCCAATACGCTAACGACATTGTAGTCGTAGATGCTGGTCTTAAATTCCCTGAAGAAGATATGCTTGGTATTGATATTGTCATTCCTGACATTTCTTACCTGACTGAGAACCGTGACAAAGTAAGAGGAATCATTCTTACTCACGGACATGAGGATCACATTGGTGGTCTGCCATATGTTCTCAAACATCTGAATGTTCCTGTATATGGAACAAGACTTACACTTGGACTTGTAGAGAACAAGTTGAAAGAAGCGAACTTGCTGGGTGAAACGAAACGTATTCTGATTGATGCGGATTCCGAGATTCAACTTGGAACTGCATTGAAAGCATCGTTCTTCGCTACTAACCATAGTATTCCGGATTCCGTTGGTGTATGTGTCGAAACACCAGAAGGTGCAGTTGTTCACACAGGTGACTTCAAATTTGACCACACTCCAGTCAATGGTCAATATGCAGATCTTCAGCGTATGGCACAGATCGGAACGAATGGCGTACTTGCTTTGTTGTCCGATAGTACGAATGCTGAGAAACCTGGATTCACACCATCGGAGAAAAATGTGGGTATTGTTTTGGAAGATATCTTCCGTAAAGCAAGCCAACGCGTTGTTGTAGCTACATTTGCTTCCAACGTACACCGTATCCAACAGGTGATCAACGCAGCAGAAGTAACTGGACGTAAAGTTGCAGTTATCGGACGCAGCATGGTCAACGTGGTTGGTATTGCTTCGGAACTAGGTTACCTTGAGATTCCGGATGGCATGATCATTGAACCCGAAGAAGTAGGCAAGATGGCTGCTGATCGTGTCGTGATTCTCTGCACAGGAAGCCAAGGCGAGCCAATGTCAGCACTGACACGTATGGCTCGTTCCACGCACCGTAAAGTGGACATCCTGCCAGGAGACACCGTTATTATCGCAGCAACACCGGTTCCAGGTAATGAAAAATATGTAGGCCGTACGATTGATGAACTGTTCCGTCTGGGCGCTAACGTGCATTACAGCGGTGCTAACAGTGGTGTTCACGTATCTGGTCACGGTAGCCAGGAAGAGCTCAAACTGATGCTTAACCTGATGAAACCGAAATTCTTCTTGCCAATTCACGGTGAATTCCGTATGCAGCGTCGCCACGCGGTTCTTGCTGAATCTGTAGGGGTAGAACCTGAAAACATTTTTATCACGGATATCGGTGAAGTGATTGAAATTCAAGGTGGAGCAGCACGTAGAGCTGGTAAAGTTACTGCAGGTAACGTGTTGATCGACGGCTTGGGTGTAGGCGATGTGGGTAACATTGTACTTCGTGACCGCAAATTGCTGTCACAAGATGGTATCCTTGTTGTTGTGGTAACATTGAGCAAACAGGATGGAAAAATTGTTTCCGGTCCTGACATCATCTCTCGCGGATTTGTGTATGTACGCGAATCGGAAGGGCTACTGGATGAGGCCAACCGGATCGTTAGCAGCACATTGCAGAAGTTGATGAGTGAGAACGTTAACGAGTGGGCTTCACTCAAAACGAATGTTAAAGATGCACTGGGACGCTTCCTGTATGAGCAAACTCGTCGTAGACCGATGATTTTGCCAATCATTATGGAAGTTTAA
- a CDS encoding ATP-dependent Clp protease proteolytic subunit, producing MNERMNGKQASRSNQPEVEAPEIPLQEDKDISPVTETIQQFGQTQSPAGESNIFCMTIIGQVEGHLILPPQNKTTKYEHIIPQLVAAEQNQRIEGILIILNTVGGDVEAGLAIAEMIASLSKPTVTVVIGGGHSIGVPIAVASTYSLIAGSATMTIHPIRMNGLVIGVPQTFEYMEKMQERVVRFVTSHSNISEEMFKELMFKTGELNRDIGTAVGSADAVKYGLMDAVGGIGQAIAQLNQLIGDKRQTLQAGGYTQ from the coding sequence ATGAATGAACGTATGAATGGCAAGCAGGCGTCAAGATCCAATCAGCCGGAGGTTGAAGCACCGGAGATCCCGTTACAAGAGGACAAGGATATCTCTCCCGTGACGGAGACTATTCAGCAATTTGGGCAGACACAGTCGCCAGCAGGTGAATCCAACATTTTTTGTATGACGATTATCGGGCAGGTGGAAGGGCATCTAATTCTGCCACCACAAAATAAAACAACAAAGTATGAGCATATCATTCCACAGTTAGTGGCTGCAGAACAGAATCAGCGTATTGAAGGTATTCTGATCATTCTGAACACAGTAGGTGGAGACGTAGAGGCGGGTCTGGCCATTGCAGAGATGATTGCTTCCCTGAGCAAACCTACGGTAACTGTAGTCATTGGTGGAGGGCATAGCATTGGAGTACCGATTGCAGTAGCTTCAACGTATTCCCTGATTGCCGGGAGTGCAACGATGACGATCCATCCGATCCGTATGAACGGCCTTGTCATTGGTGTACCTCAGACGTTTGAGTATATGGAGAAAATGCAGGAACGAGTCGTTCGATTCGTAACTTCTCATTCGAATATCTCTGAAGAAATGTTCAAAGAACTGATGTTTAAGACCGGTGAGTTGAATCGGGATATTGGTACAGCTGTAGGAAGCGCAGATGCAGTGAAATATGGATTGATGGATGCAGTGGGCGGGATTGGGCAGGCTATTGCTCAATTAAATCAGCTCATAGGAGACAAGAGACAGACCCTGCAGGCGGGAGGTTATACCCAATGA
- a CDS encoding YlzJ-like family protein: MTLYTVMPPEQLWSGMWKEVEDTREIKMNGLLMQVRPVNDNEAVIVRLLDCPLEAYLNPANMPGSTIPLSGNLGST; the protein is encoded by the coding sequence ATGACACTATACACCGTGATGCCTCCTGAACAACTCTGGTCGGGGATGTGGAAAGAGGTCGAAGATACGAGGGAGATCAAGATGAATGGTTTGTTAATGCAGGTGAGGCCTGTGAATGACAATGAAGCCGTTATTGTGCGATTACTGGATTGTCCGCTTGAAGCCTATCTCAATCCTGCCAATATGCCGGGTTCGACCATTCCGCTTTCAGGTAACTTGGGATCAACATAA
- a CDS encoding DNA translocase FtsK has product MARRKKRKKKGAGFSGVLKYEIYGIVLITLAVIALSGEATVGRSLSKMFGLMLGKFYFAIPLVGIYYGLMVMIHRKWPSGWTTRKTGLVLLVFALTLMSTVSAMHQKLIPVGALEPGAVITQVHNDMQTELLTPAAPGERDSMLNKDISGGYLGAGQFALFLWLFGSLGARLIMIVMFVISFMLITNLSYVDLIRIFRTKIWDAGSSMYKKLESRPSARSTSTSDARKKGNARKVVPVPVEDDEDEYEDELEEQHLPKRKAPIFFQLFGKWGADREQAKSGREIDQADSAETEQIVYRAEQDHRPDAWQDATEDVANKSASSHVPVQAKPNSAPIIRDFFEHVRAEDSSIEDDLDDAYPFPDDLTDTNAVQEGEDAIKITDELVETEWAASDAGTGVPNAVDDIQSGEEVPNADTSVTDSPTSEGQDVQPIKPPPPPPKPYKLPSFRLLAKPNNGGKAGDQKDYMQTARKLEATLESFGVRAKVLEVVRGPAVTRYEIQPDIGVKVSRIVSLTDDIALALAAKDIRMEAPIPGKSAIGIEVPNGEVSVVTMREVMETATFQDAESKVTIAFGRDISGQTIIGNLARMPHLLVAGATGSGKSVCINGIITSILYKAKPDEVKFLMVDPKMVELNVYNGIPHLMAPVVTDPKRASLALKKIVVEMEKRYELFSKSGTRNVEGYNNLMKDNPAAVLPYIVVIVDELADLMMVAAGDVEDAIARLAQMARAAGIHLIIATQRPSVDVITGVIKANIPSRIAFGVSSQVDSRTILDMGGAEKLLGRGDMLFMPMGASKPVRVQGAFMSDEEVENIVNYVRGQGEAQYDESIVPEVDDSIQAADEVQDELYEQAVQIILEAKQASVSLLQRRMRVGYTRAARLIDSMEARGVIGPYEGSKPREVLVSLEQYQQNKISS; this is encoded by the coding sequence TTGGCCAGAAGAAAAAAGAGGAAAAAAAAGGGCGCTGGTTTTAGCGGCGTTTTAAAATATGAAATTTACGGGATTGTGCTTATTACCCTTGCTGTCATTGCATTATCGGGTGAAGCCACCGTTGGACGTTCGCTTTCCAAGATGTTCGGACTGATGCTTGGTAAGTTTTATTTTGCGATTCCACTTGTTGGTATTTATTATGGTCTCATGGTGATGATTCACCGGAAATGGCCGAGTGGCTGGACCACGCGCAAGACAGGACTGGTATTGCTGGTCTTTGCCTTAACCCTGATGAGCACCGTCTCTGCAATGCACCAGAAGCTCATTCCGGTGGGTGCGCTTGAGCCTGGTGCTGTGATCACACAGGTACATAATGATATGCAAACTGAGTTGCTAACCCCTGCTGCGCCAGGTGAGAGGGACTCCATGCTTAACAAGGATATCAGCGGTGGGTATCTCGGAGCTGGGCAATTTGCCCTGTTTCTGTGGCTGTTCGGAAGCCTTGGGGCAAGACTCATCATGATTGTCATGTTTGTTATTAGTTTTATGCTGATTACGAACCTGTCTTATGTGGATCTGATCCGAATATTCCGTACAAAGATTTGGGATGCCGGGAGTTCGATGTACAAGAAGCTGGAGTCGAGGCCCTCTGCACGCTCTACTTCAACTTCTGATGCCAGGAAGAAAGGGAACGCTCGTAAAGTGGTACCTGTCCCTGTTGAAGATGATGAAGACGAGTATGAGGATGAATTAGAGGAACAGCATCTGCCTAAACGAAAAGCGCCAATATTCTTCCAACTGTTTGGAAAATGGGGAGCTGATCGGGAACAGGCGAAATCAGGACGTGAAATCGATCAGGCGGATTCGGCAGAAACAGAACAGATTGTATACCGCGCCGAACAAGATCACCGTCCAGATGCTTGGCAGGATGCAACCGAAGACGTAGCGAATAAATCCGCTTCATCACATGTTCCCGTTCAAGCTAAACCTAACTCAGCGCCGATCATTCGAGACTTTTTCGAGCACGTCAGAGCAGAAGATTCAAGTATTGAAGATGATCTGGATGATGCTTATCCGTTCCCGGATGATCTCACCGATACCAACGCTGTTCAAGAGGGCGAGGATGCCATTAAAATAACGGATGAACTGGTAGAGACAGAGTGGGCTGCATCCGATGCGGGAACGGGCGTGCCGAATGCTGTGGATGACATTCAGAGTGGAGAAGAAGTGCCGAATGCTGATACGTCGGTAACAGATAGTCCAACTTCTGAGGGGCAGGACGTACAACCAATCAAACCACCGCCTCCGCCACCGAAGCCGTACAAGCTGCCTTCATTCCGTCTCCTTGCCAAGCCGAACAATGGGGGCAAAGCGGGTGACCAGAAGGATTACATGCAGACAGCGCGCAAACTGGAAGCCACACTGGAAAGCTTCGGTGTTCGCGCCAAAGTACTTGAAGTGGTTCGAGGACCTGCTGTTACAAGGTATGAAATTCAGCCTGATATTGGTGTTAAAGTCAGCAGGATTGTCAGTCTTACTGATGATATCGCATTGGCTCTGGCCGCAAAAGATATCCGTATGGAAGCGCCGATTCCCGGGAAGTCCGCAATAGGTATCGAGGTACCTAATGGCGAGGTGTCGGTTGTAACGATGCGTGAAGTAATGGAGACAGCAACGTTCCAGGATGCAGAATCCAAAGTGACCATTGCATTTGGCCGAGATATCTCTGGACAGACGATTATTGGTAACTTGGCTCGTATGCCCCATCTGCTGGTCGCAGGTGCTACAGGTTCCGGTAAGTCGGTATGTATTAACGGCATCATTACCAGCATCTTGTACAAAGCAAAGCCGGATGAAGTGAAGTTCCTGATGGTCGATCCCAAGATGGTTGAGTTGAACGTATATAACGGAATTCCACATCTGATGGCACCAGTAGTAACTGATCCTAAACGAGCGTCACTTGCGCTCAAAAAGATTGTGGTTGAGATGGAGAAACGATATGAACTGTTCTCCAAATCAGGCACGCGTAACGTCGAGGGTTACAATAACCTGATGAAAGATAATCCTGCGGCTGTTCTGCCTTATATCGTTGTCATTGTGGATGAGCTTGCAGATCTGATGATGGTTGCAGCCGGAGATGTGGAGGATGCCATTGCACGACTTGCTCAGATGGCTCGTGCAGCCGGAATCCATCTAATTATTGCCACACAACGTCCATCTGTTGACGTTATTACCGGGGTAATCAAGGCTAACATTCCATCGCGGATTGCCTTCGGCGTATCCTCCCAAGTCGATTCCCGAACGATTCTGGATATGGGTGGGGCTGAGAAGTTGTTGGGTCGTGGAGACATGTTGTTCATGCCAATGGGCGCATCAAAACCGGTTCGTGTACAAGGTGCATTTATGAGCGATGAAGAAGTTGAGAATATTGTAAACTACGTACGTGGTCAAGGTGAAGCGCAGTATGATGAATCCATTGTACCTGAAGTGGATGATTCCATTCAGGCAGCAGATGAAGTACAGGATGAGTTATATGAGCAAGCTGTACAGATTATTTTGGAGGCAAAACAGGCTTCAGTCTCCCTGTTGCAACGTCGTATGCGGGTTGGTTACACACGTGCAGCGCGTTTAATTGACTCCATGGAAGCCCGGGGTGTAATCGGTCCTTACGAGGGCAGCAAACCGAGGGAAGTACTGGTTTCACTTGAACAGTATCAGCAGAATAAAATAAGTTCGTAG
- the sleB gene encoding spore cortex-lytic enzyme yields MRKMNLWLFTAILLISALGIRYLLPGNAATESSAERTPQVEEKALPTFSSNTVKYGSYGQDVYELQGRLKYLGFYNGKIDSNFGSSTLKSVKWFQSEFGMKADGVVGAATKLKLYNASTKWSPTEPPLHKESSGGGEGSGSNTADKEQDNMGSANALGLSENELKIMANAVYGEARGEPFEGQVAVAAVILNRVNSPSFPSTPSGVIFQPGAFTAVADGQIYLEPNAQAKKAVEQALNGWDPSGGCLYYFNPKTATSKWIWTRPQVKTIGQHIFCM; encoded by the coding sequence ATGCGAAAAATGAACCTATGGCTTTTCACTGCTATTTTGCTGATATCCGCATTGGGAATTCGTTATTTGCTTCCTGGGAATGCAGCAACTGAAAGTTCAGCCGAGCGTACACCGCAGGTAGAAGAAAAGGCCTTACCTACGTTTAGCAGCAATACAGTGAAATATGGAAGTTACGGTCAGGATGTATACGAGCTTCAGGGTCGTCTGAAGTACTTGGGATTTTACAATGGTAAAATCGACAGTAATTTTGGCAGCAGCACGCTGAAATCGGTCAAATGGTTTCAATCCGAGTTTGGCATGAAGGCAGATGGTGTGGTTGGAGCTGCAACCAAGCTCAAGCTGTACAATGCGTCAACCAAATGGTCGCCAACAGAACCGCCACTTCACAAGGAATCCTCAGGTGGGGGTGAGGGCAGCGGCAGCAACACAGCAGACAAAGAGCAGGATAATATGGGGTCTGCCAATGCACTCGGTCTCTCGGAGAATGAACTCAAAATTATGGCTAACGCTGTCTATGGCGAGGCCCGGGGGGAACCGTTCGAAGGTCAAGTCGCAGTAGCAGCAGTAATTCTGAATCGCGTAAATTCACCAAGTTTTCCAAGTACGCCTTCTGGCGTAATCTTTCAGCCTGGTGCATTTACGGCTGTAGCGGACGGACAGATATACCTGGAACCGAACGCACAAGCCAAAAAGGCAGTTGAACAAGCATTGAATGGCTGGGACCCGTCAGGCGGATGCCTCTATTATTTTAATCCGAAGACAGCAACATCCAAATGGATCTGGACCCGTCCACAGGTGAAAACAATCGGGCAGCATATTTTTTGTATGTGA
- a CDS encoding pitrilysin family protein, translated as MNTSGFERGSKREFRIHVLPTKRFKTFAISLYAGVPLREDTVTKVALTPFVLGRGTESYPETTQFREQLEHLYGAGFGFDVYKRGDYQIVQFRMDTINDSFVGGDEQLLNRSFAFLGEVLTRPAQENGHFRTSYVQAERETVRKKLESIVNDKMRYAAERSIEEMCKNEPYRLHPLGERKDLPGIEPDTLTASYQEWLQQASMDLYVVGDTTLEEVENLVQRHFNVDRTSSSDYQTQAAVRGDKEVETVVERLKVGQGKLNMGLRTSITYGDPQYAAALMYNGILGGYPHSKLFVNVREKESLAYYASSRYDGHKGIATIQSGIEIPNYEKAVTIIKQQLEEMKSGTISDLEMSQTKAMIRNLLKEMQDSAFEMIAYDFNRQLSGKERTAEELLTQVEHISKEDVREAAEQFRLDTIYFLRDEKEE; from the coding sequence TTGAATACATCAGGATTCGAACGAGGTAGCAAGAGAGAGTTTCGTATACATGTGCTTCCGACCAAACGTTTCAAAACGTTCGCGATATCGCTATATGCAGGAGTTCCTTTGCGGGAAGATACGGTAACCAAAGTAGCCCTGACACCTTTTGTTCTAGGGCGCGGCACCGAGTCTTATCCGGAAACAACGCAATTCCGTGAACAACTGGAACATCTGTATGGAGCGGGTTTTGGTTTTGACGTGTATAAACGTGGGGATTACCAGATCGTACAGTTCCGGATGGATACCATTAATGATTCCTTCGTTGGAGGGGATGAGCAGTTACTGAATCGTTCATTTGCCTTCCTTGGAGAGGTTCTTACCCGACCTGCACAGGAGAATGGACATTTCAGAACGTCTTATGTACAAGCAGAGCGAGAGACTGTACGTAAAAAGCTGGAGTCCATCGTGAATGATAAAATGCGCTATGCTGCTGAACGCAGTATTGAGGAAATGTGCAAGAACGAGCCGTACCGTCTTCACCCACTGGGTGAGCGCAAGGATCTTCCCGGGATTGAGCCTGACACACTGACTGCCTCTTATCAAGAGTGGCTACAGCAGGCGAGCATGGATCTGTATGTGGTGGGGGATACGACACTGGAGGAGGTTGAGAACCTCGTTCAGCGTCATTTCAATGTGGATCGAACGTCCTCCTCCGATTATCAGACACAGGCAGCGGTTCGAGGGGATAAGGAAGTAGAGACTGTAGTTGAGAGACTGAAGGTGGGTCAGGGAAAACTTAATATGGGACTACGCACATCGATTACTTATGGAGATCCTCAGTATGCAGCAGCGCTAATGTACAACGGGATTCTCGGCGGATATCCTCATTCCAAGCTGTTTGTGAATGTTCGTGAAAAAGAAAGCCTGGCGTATTACGCGTCTTCCCGATATGACGGACACAAAGGTATTGCAACGATTCAATCCGGGATTGAAATCCCCAACTATGAGAAGGCTGTCACGATCATCAAGCAGCAGCTGGAAGAAATGAAAAGCGGTACAATCAGTGATCTGGAAATGTCCCAGACCAAAGCGATGATCCGTAATCTGCTTAAGGAAATGCAGGATTCTGCCTTTGAAATGATAGCGTATGACTTCAATCGGCAGTTGTCTGGCAAAGAGAGAACGGCTGAAGAACTGTTGACTCAGGTAGAACACATTAGCAAGGAAGATGTTCGTGAGGCGGCAGAACAATTCCGTCTGGATACGATTTATTTCTTGCGGGACGAGAAGGAGGAATAA
- a CDS encoding pitrilysin family protein, protein MESIRYEHLQETLYYEVMDNGLHVYILPKPGFQKTYATFATKYGSVDNHFQVEGQEEVKVPDGIAHFLEHKMFEEPTGDIFATFASHGASANAFTSFDQTVYLFSATEYVNENIQTLVDFVQNPYFTDQNVEKEKGIIGQEINMYADNPDWRVYFGLIEAMYQKHPVHIDIAGTVESISTITKETLYSCYNSFYHPSNMLLFVVGGVDPQEVIDMVRSNQEQKDYKPQGSIQRFFEQEPEQVGEARREAKLAVSLPKCLFGFKETDVGLTGEELLRRDTTTQLMMDLLFGSSTRLFQKLYDEDLISDSFGHEYNSSPQYAFSAIGGDTKDPDQLLARIREEVNAIVQKGFDSTDFERSRKKKIGGYLRMLNSPENIAHEFTRQQFRGGDFFNMLPLYESITLEDVNRRLREHIRWDQLAVSLVVSP, encoded by the coding sequence GTGGAGAGCATTCGGTATGAGCATTTGCAGGAGACACTATATTACGAAGTGATGGATAACGGACTGCATGTCTATATTTTGCCTAAACCGGGATTCCAGAAAACGTATGCGACGTTTGCAACCAAGTATGGATCGGTGGATAATCATTTTCAGGTTGAAGGACAGGAAGAAGTGAAGGTTCCGGATGGGATTGCGCATTTTCTGGAGCATAAAATGTTCGAAGAACCAACGGGCGATATTTTTGCGACGTTTGCGTCTCACGGTGCCTCAGCTAACGCGTTTACGAGCTTTGATCAGACGGTTTATTTGTTTTCAGCGACCGAATATGTGAATGAAAATATACAAACATTAGTCGACTTTGTGCAAAATCCTTACTTCACGGATCAAAATGTGGAAAAGGAAAAAGGCATTATTGGACAGGAAATTAACATGTATGCTGATAATCCGGATTGGCGTGTTTATTTTGGACTGATCGAAGCCATGTATCAGAAACATCCGGTGCATATCGATATCGCAGGAACGGTGGAATCCATCAGTACGATCACGAAGGAAACGCTGTATTCCTGCTATAACTCCTTCTATCACCCGAGCAATATGCTCTTGTTTGTCGTGGGAGGTGTCGATCCCCAGGAAGTCATTGATATGGTTCGTTCGAACCAGGAACAGAAGGACTATAAGCCACAGGGCAGTATCCAACGCTTCTTCGAACAGGAACCTGAGCAGGTAGGAGAAGCCAGACGGGAAGCGAAACTGGCGGTTTCCTTGCCCAAATGTTTATTTGGATTCAAGGAGACAGACGTTGGACTCACTGGAGAAGAACTGTTACGGCGAGATACGACAACGCAGTTGATGATGGATCTTCTGTTCGGCTCAAGCACGAGGTTATTTCAGAAGCTCTACGATGAAGACCTGATATCGGACAGCTTTGGACATGAGTATAACAGTTCGCCGCAATACGCGTTTTCAGCCATTGGTGGGGATACGAAAGACCCGGACCAACTGCTGGCGCGTATACGTGAAGAAGTGAATGCTATTGTGCAAAAAGGGTTTGATTCTACGGATTTTGAACGTTCACGCAAAAAGAAAATAGGCGGATATTTGCGTATGCTCAATTCTCCGGAGAACATTGCACATGAATTTACACGTCAGCAATTCCGTGGGGGTGATTTCTTCAATATGCTCCCGCTCTATGAATCGATTACACTGGAAGATGTAAATCGCAGACTGAGAGAGCATATTCGTTGGGATCAACTGGCCGTATCGCTAGTCGTGAGTCCTTGA
- the fabG gene encoding 3-oxoacyl-ACP reductase FabG, with the protein MERGTGQLKAIGEMTVLVTGASGGIGAAIAERFARVGMNVVIHYMKSHEAANEAARRCMEQGSGKIMTVSADLRSREQIERMREKLESHNLMPDILVNNAGISHYGMLADVTEEIWDEVMAINLKGTFMCTQEMMPHMISQRYGRIINVSSIWGLSGASCEVLYSTTKGGVNAFTKALAKELAPSGVTVNAVAPGAVQTSMLNHLDQSELKMLEEEIPAGRLAQPDEISSLVYFLALPESGYINGQIISPNGGWLT; encoded by the coding sequence ATGGAGAGGGGAACAGGACAATTGAAGGCAATTGGGGAAATGACTGTATTGGTTACTGGAGCAAGCGGTGGCATCGGAGCGGCTATCGCAGAACGTTTCGCCAGAGTCGGAATGAATGTTGTTATACACTATATGAAATCGCATGAAGCAGCGAATGAAGCCGCCAGGCGGTGCATGGAACAAGGCAGTGGAAAAATCATGACCGTGTCTGCGGATCTTCGCAGCCGGGAACAGATTGAGCGCATGCGTGAGAAGCTGGAGTCGCACAATCTCATGCCAGATATCCTTGTGAACAACGCAGGAATCTCGCACTATGGGATGTTGGCTGATGTTACAGAGGAGATCTGGGATGAAGTGATGGCGATTAACCTGAAAGGCACGTTTATGTGTACACAGGAAATGATGCCGCACATGATCTCCCAAAGGTATGGCCGAATCATTAATGTATCGTCAATCTGGGGACTGTCTGGTGCTTCTTGTGAGGTGCTGTATTCCACAACCAAGGGTGGGGTGAATGCATTCACCAAAGCGCTTGCGAAAGAACTCGCACCTTCCGGAGTAACCGTAAATGCCGTTGCTCCTGGCGCCGTTCAGACATCCATGCTGAACCATCTGGATCAGAGTGAACTGAAGATGCTGGAAGAGGAAATTCCGGCAGGAAGACTTGCTCAACCTGATGAAATCTCATCACTGGTTTATTTTCTGGCCCTCCCTGAGTCAGGTTATATCAATGGGCAGATCATCAGTCCAAATGGCGGATGGCTAACGTAA
- a CDS encoding DUF3243 domain-containing protein gives MSTEKTVLSSFDTWKKFLGDRVLQAEKMGMSEDTINKLAYEIGDFLDEKVDPANHSNRALKELWDVGDADERRTIACLMVKLAKQNA, from the coding sequence ATGTCAACAGAAAAAACAGTGCTCTCCAGTTTTGACACATGGAAGAAGTTCCTGGGTGACCGCGTACTGCAAGCAGAGAAGATGGGGATGAGTGAAGATACCATCAACAAACTTGCGTATGAAATCGGTGACTTCCTCGATGAGAAAGTCGATCCGGCGAATCATTCCAACCGGGCATTGAAAGAACTATGGGATGTCGGCGATGCAGATGAGCGTCGTACGATTGCGTGCCTGATGGTCAAATTGGCCAAACAAAACGCATAA
- a CDS encoding DUF3388 domain-containing protein, whose protein sequence is MESKQWYMEYKIHKNRPGLLGDIASMLGMLEVNILTINGVEGKTRGMLLESDDDEKIRLLGEMLAKVNSITVSALRQPKLVDILAVRHGRYIDRDSDDRKTFRFTRDELGLLVDFLGEVFKREGNQVIGLRGMPRVGKTESIIAGSVCAMKRWTFVSSTLLRQTIRSQLSEDELNPNNVFIIDGIVSTIRSSERHYNLLQDIMTMPSTKVIEHPDIFVQESEYDFNDFDIIIELRNNPNEEIIYDTFTASYTDEL, encoded by the coding sequence ATGGAATCTAAACAATGGTACATGGAATATAAAATACATAAGAACAGACCTGGTTTGTTAGGCGATATTGCCTCTATGCTGGGGATGCTTGAAGTAAATATATTGACCATTAACGGTGTAGAAGGCAAAACCCGAGGTATGCTACTTGAATCGGATGATGATGAGAAGATTCGTTTGCTTGGTGAAATGCTTGCCAAAGTAAACAGCATCACCGTATCGGCTTTGCGTCAACCTAAATTGGTGGATATTCTGGCCGTACGTCATGGCAGATACATTGACCGTGACTCGGATGATCGCAAGACATTTCGTTTTACACGAGATGAACTTGGGTTACTTGTGGACTTTTTGGGTGAAGTATTTAAGAGGGAAGGTAATCAGGTCATCGGCTTGCGCGGAATGCCTCGTGTTGGCAAGACGGAGTCCATTATTGCGGGTAGCGTATGTGCAATGAAGCGTTGGACGTTTGTTTCCTCCACACTTCTTCGTCAGACCATAAGGAGCCAGCTCTCCGAGGACGAATTGAACCCAAACAATGTGTTCATTATCGACGGTATTGTTAGCACCATCCGCTCCAGTGAGCGGCATTACAACCTGTTGCAGGATATTATGACCATGCCTAGCACCAAAGTTATTGAACATCCGGATATTTTTGTACAGGAATCTGAATATGATTTTAATGATTTTGATATTATTATTGAACTTCGCAACAATCCGAATGAAGAAATTATTTATGATACGTTTACGGCTAGCTACACCGATGAATTGTAA